Sequence from the Primulina huaijiensis isolate GDHJ02 chromosome 16, ASM1229523v2, whole genome shotgun sequence genome:
gtccatttgaaatcttggaaagaataggagacagagcctaccgagttgcatTACCACCGAGTTTATCAAACGTTTATAAAGTTTTTCTTGTTTccttgctacgaaagtatttagccAATCCTTCTCACGTTTTTCATTACGAACCGTTtgagcttgcatcgaatctctcatatgaagaacaaCCGGTTCAAATCCTCGacaggaaatcaaaagtgttacgaggcaaggaaatacccttggtGAAATTGTTATGGCGTAATCATGCAAtcgaagaagcaacttgggagcgagaagacaagatccaacagagatatcctgaactatatggtatgtcaaatttcgaggacgaaattctttaaaggaggggagaattgtaatgtccggttactcgtacaaatgattagtaatacgtttatgtcattatagatagttatttagctcattatattttacatattgattgaggtatcaattttgagattgaacatgacttttatattgttcatggtgtattgagaatgaaaatatgtctaaatagttatagtaagatgtgtaggtagaagtagtgttatgaagttggtaggaaatgagatgaaaatatggtagtttgtacgggttttagcataatgatttgaatactgATCCAAATTGAacgaggccataaccattagaaagctacgatataatgcaacaactttcatgtttgggttttgtccaaatcattgtggaagacaagccaaaagtgccccgaagtgtgtcgtgtataccgtcattccctcactgacatatgttaggagaatgagcataaatttttactcagacctccaaatgacctgaaactagttggagattcaaacaagacatagagctacaacttttttatttatcattttttcagATTACGAACGAAAGAGACGTttctggagcaatctttgatgaAACAGTGCGCAGAGTCAGAACaggtggcgcccgagcggtaaaattttaccgcccgagcgccggtacATTACAAGCTCAAAAATTTTACCgaacatgtggcgcccgagcggtagaaaacgaccgcccgagcgccagtgcatgaAAAATCTAGTATCCGGAccgaacattccgcgcccgggcggtagaacatgaccgcccgagcgccgccttatatATAAGATGATAAGTTTCGAAGTTCTGAACATTTCCATCAGCTTCCTTCATCTCTTCTTCAGCAAAAcacgaaagaaatcaagaaaacttcatcccaaagctcccttcttcctttccttcatcattttgaagatagatcttagttctccatcacaagaacatcatagaggtgtaagttttcttctcttttagttgttctacatgtagaggaacgattttcatctagtttatacaatagtgactgaattattggtatatttgacagtataggagcgagaaacaccgtctcaaacaagtgttattaagcttggactgtaagttgacatgtttttgaagtaatacatgagtaatattatgatttcaaatacttcccattgattattgctatatgtacattgttagtatcttattgatgaaaatatagcaccatattccatagttatgtattaaatatgtaagaaactcatgaatatcgatgatgggtgctatgttgaaaacatgaacatgaacataaaaagaaaaggattgatgtttacatgatatagagctttttgacatcatgggtggttttaagtccaccaaacctattggccaatatatgttcatggagcgtggggttgccaaaggttgctccctgacgtccaacacagtagtagctatataataaagcaagcacggtagtacaggtcaacaaatgaggctcaagtacaaaaatgaacatgaatatatgttatgatatgacatggtttaaagattcattgttgatcacgacttgatatgtatgctccttctacgcatattgatacgtacacgtgccaacttattgagttttataaacacacgtagctcatgtattacagaatcaggtagtggagagacgtaggatgccggttcgccaatggatgcttgtgacgtgccttacctcgacaagaaccgggatatcttattgtatagcttccgtatatgtattgtagtaaattttatgtcagggtttgaaacaagttccatgttatgtatgatgatacaaagtatgtttgtatatgagaatatgtttataagggtgtataaatagtattgcttgagttttttggtgtatacaaaatatagggacatcatgccaaaatttttataaacgatCAAAGTGATGCcttttgtttgatttgcttaatactataattatatcattcaaaccttattttgattatggtaattatgctaagtatagagtaagggtgtgacagtGTATGTGCCATCATATCAATGTTCAAATTCTTATGGTTTATACCAACAGAGGTAGATATACATGTGTGAGGTCCgtcatattttgttattttccaatAACTAGTTTTGGTCTTCAAAGAAGCGCGAAGTCCCCATCGACAAATTACTGTAGAAGAATGATTTTTGCAACGTAATTTCCACAAGCTGCGTTTGCTATCCACGACACGGTACTCACGCCTGACAAATCTAACTGAATAATCCTTCACAAGTGCAATAAGATCATTCTTATCTTTAATTAACGCATAATTCACCTCTCTCCAGATTATAATAGCTGGTTTGCATTACAGAAGGTACATCGACATAATCAGGAGGCTCTTCCCTAAAAcatttattgaaaaatgatgGCATTTCAGAAGTGTTTGAAAAAAATGGTACGGTCTGTCTCTGTAAAATGTCATGAGGTGGTTGTCGAGATGATGTCCCCTCATTaggatttgaaaatatattcacTTCCTCACCATCattcacttcttcttcttcagactCGCTATATGAAATATCAGGATCAGAATCACTCCTTCAAATATCATCATTAGTGGCTAGATCCGGACAACGAGCACTCGTATCTAATGTTGGATTCGGTCAATATGGAGTACGATTTTGTTCCGACGAGacattgatatattgatctCAAGACCCACTTACATCATCGAATTTTATATTACCGAGTCCTTCAGTAACATGTGGAACATAAGATTCTAGATCCTGGAAACCACTATATGTAGAAGTACCGGGTTTGTTATTGAACCCTGAATCGGATGCATGTGGAACGTAGGATTCAGGATCATCAAatccaacatgatgctcaattgAATTTGCTTCCACGTATAAATGCAACATATGCATATTGTCACATTACATTATAAACTGTAGAGCATCGTCATCAACGAGATTGACTTGAATTTCATTCCAAGATGATCTCTTCATGAATAAATATTTGGTTGAAAACCTTAGAGAAAACTTCATTGGATCAATTCctaacattttatgcacaacTTCAATCAACTCCAACAAATTAATAGATCGTGATACTCGTATCGGTCTAACAAGTAGAATACTATATTCAACCGATCCTTTATCGATAACTACATGACTACCAAAATATAAGAGTACGTCGATATTAGACATTTTGACGAGGAAATTTgaaataacaatttaatatGAATGCTCGAATAAAATATAGAAAgatacttaaaatatttttcagaaacGAAGATACAACTTATTTCGAACTTCAAAGCATTACATAGAGTACTAAAGgcgtataaaaaaatataaaaaaagtaaTCTTTTCAATAATTTCTCGACATATTTCAGAAATCAGAAGTCACGTGaaagtttttcaaaaatcagAAGTAACGTGAAAGTTTTTCAAAAGTCataaaaaactttttaaaaagtTGAAGTACATGCTGAAACGAACGATAAAGAGTAGTCCACGTGAGCATTATCCGCGCTTTGTAAGCGCGGATAATCGACGTGGTGCTCCACCGTGGAGCATTCGCGCTTACGAAGCACAGATGCTCCACCACCACCATGGAGCAatatccgtgcttacgaagcgcggaTAATGCTCACGTGTACCGAGCAttcgtgcttcgtaagcacggattaCATTATTTgtgcaaaatttttttaaaaaaataaattttaaaataaatttttatttttaaattatttataaaaaatacctttttttttttttacatatatctATTTATCgtatgattaaattttatatatttatttaaattgtattatattatatttatatattttatgcaGTTTATGGGACATCCATATTGTCGATGTCTCTTCTTTTAATTTAAgggtttttaaaagttttttattGATTTGGTTATCGATCCAAATATAAGTTTTTTCGATTTTGacgaaaaaaaatttggttttgtTTGCTCGGTAAAATTTCGATTtcacattatatatatttggttCTATTAGTTAATGACAAGTGATGTTTCTATTTACTTGGTATATActaaaatttatgttatatatttatcaatttttacgTATAATTTCCAAATGTTtcgataattaaaattttaaaaatcttaaaatttcaataaattcgAACCGTATCTGATGGAGCTTTTCTGACCTACGCAAAATTcgattttctttcaaaaatagcaAAGGAATAAATATGAAACTGGATTTCCTAGTTTGAATTCCCAAATAAATTCGCTCCGTTTTTAGATGAAATCACTCGTCGGAATCTTCTCCAGGCTGCCGCACCGATCATCGGAGCTAAATCATCTCCGTTCCGCAGGCTCACGACGAGGAGGATGTGTCACTGGGCCACCAACTATTTGATAAATTGTCGAAACGAGAAATCCCATCAAAGTTCTGGCTTTCAGAGAGTTTTCTACGGTTACTAAATGGCATTTGTACTCTCGAGAAGAATCGCCATCTTGAAATCGGTGGCGAATACTCATTCGTTCTCATGCtgtattcaatttttttcagaTAGAACCGCGGGATTTTTCTGTCATGAAAGGGAATATTCTGTTACTAGTAGGATCCATCTTTCGCCATTGTTCATGGATAATGATGCTGGCTTGAAGGACTGCAAGATCGAACTCATGGATGATGAAACCTGGCGAGTTTCTTTGGGGTTAAAGGATGCTTGGATAGCCAATGAGAAGCTTGAAGTATTTAAAACCAGGCCTTTGTTTCGCGGTCAAGATAACGATGGTGGTATTCAGGTGGTGAATTCTGTCACTTTAAATGTGGATGggcatgattttgatgatatgAGGATTTGCCGAAATTTGTTCAATGAGCTTAACAAGGATTCCAAAGAGTACGAAGAATATAAATTTGATTTCCATAGGAGGAaatctttgaaggaggggaagAATAACAACAAAAGCAAAGagaacaaaaagaaagaaacttCAAGTCCGAAATCCATTTCTGGGGTTGAAGAAACATCAAAGAAGGATCGCCTGACAAAAATGAAGAAAAGTAAAGATGATAAAACTGAAATTCTTGACAAGAATAGACTCATGATGTATCGGTTTCGCGAATTGGGAGACTTAAGTGCCATAAAGAAGCAAAGAGTTCCCACTTTCAATCAGTTGACGGCTCCCTATCACGAGCCATTTTGCTTGGATATATACATATCAAAAGGCTTGGTACGTGCTTGCATCATTCACCGGGCGACTAGCAATATTGTAGCCGTGTCACATTCTATTTCCAAGGATATGAAATTCGAATTGGGGTCCACTAAGAATAGAAGTGCTTGTGCTAGCGTTGGTGCAGTGTTGGCTCGAAGATCATTGGCCGATGAAATACATATTGTGATCTACACTCCGAAAAAAGGGGAAAAATCAGAGGAGAAGGTTCAGATTGTGCTTAAATCCATTGTGGATGGTGGGATTGATGTGAAGGTGAAGCGGAAACAGATGAACTCGAAAAAAGGTAGCATCTTTGGATTGAGAACGCGAGATCAAAAGTGAATGTCATGGTAGTGACTGCATCTGTGTTTGAAATATAGTTATGCAGTTATCGGCAAAATtaattgtggggacccgaacgctaattcaattcttaatcatcattaggatcaatttactaatcaagtaatttgggtcataaaatttttttttctttaaatgcggaacgtagtgaaatcaatctcatatacatctcagtataaaagtacaagtcttgtacaacaaacatctaTTTAAActcaggttcaacaactaactgtcaagtgttccaaccctatttacatcaacatcaatgtccgtagtctccattctaatcacgatctctcctcatctcctcgaccctgattctgtcccacctgttgtcatgcacacatacaaacacgacaacaaccggataattccggtgagaatgtaatcccagtataaaacatgtatacatgcaatgtataaaatcatatacaaaagcataaatcatgtatcaaagaacatgaatcgtaatttatgacacattagcgaatacagataaaacaatctgactcgtcatctcatactcaacatatttctactctagggatcccggtttctggACATTgacacatatatcgaatctcagcgataggagTCAATCCGCCCCTAAGCAATATCGATATAATTCAataatccagtgtcttggcatatctgCCACAGACTTGGTATATCCGCCAaacctatcctgtgacaatgtgcaatgggccaatgaccacTCTGTCACACTCTGGCCCTTCTGTCAATGACTCTCGCTCAATAGCTGTCGGCTATTCTCTATTCTCTATAATTCAATagattaatcatatcaatgtcaaacaatagcaataaaataaagtatgtggttttagggaaactagagtccaatctgactcaagttaatctcccggttaacattgacttacacctttcgttcgtagtctcggtctgaagcaatataagttctggactcaagactgtctctgtaaatctgaaataacatatcgagaataaaaatatcaccattccattcccaattcaatattgaatctgattactctgaatttaatgcaaatcaacggcataacggcacaatcccgatatccccgtcaatacaatatcaacagatatcaattacaaatcataacccatatccgctacaatctgtaatcaaacCTTAATTCAAATATGtccaatttcaatcgatataatcagaaattcataacaatttcatactcaatctgttcttcaatctgacttcgattctacaaTGTTTAACATgtccagaacaccatatatgaatcatatcaaattcctacaacatcatattttcaaatgataacagaacacAATCAAACTTACGTTCAGTTGTAGCTGTCGACGCGAGGATCAcagaactgaagtcggattAAAATTTGGATAACCGAGTCAAACAAACTCACAATCCAAAGCTTGGAGGAACTTAAAAGAATTTGTAGGGGAAATTTTGATTCTTGCTACTGGTTTCGAAGGAATGAAGAATATACATTATATATCTAACAAATTGCATGTGTGACAAGTGTCCACTCAAgtcataattgcactttagcccctgaattcttcactattttcaatttggtcctcaaaactctttttaattctatttcaatcctaattaattacaaaaatcgtggaatttaattcatcattccaaaattcgtaaattaaataatctcggattaaaatgatataatctcgggccttacattaATATAGTGGTGGGGGGAAATATTATTGTAATTGTTGGGGGAAAAGCTGGAAACGCGATTGAAACACGTTTCACAGTAATGGGGGAAGTCTATACACAGAGCTCCTTCATCTCATTTCATATAATCCTTCATCGAGttctttctctcatcttataacatttgaGTGattagttttataatatttatgagaTGTTTGTTTTCCTGTATCAAGATAGTGGTTATacacaataaaatattatattggaattcttttcatcttaccCTGGTTTTttccctaataatttttaagatttttacatgtaaatctcggtgtccagttttgtattttattttcatattattatctcaagttGCTCCACGTAAGACCAACGACAGGATGATCTTGATTGCCTAGATCTGTTACAAAACTAAGAATGAATTAAGATCATCGATCATTTACGTGATATATTATAtgaatatttcttggttatggCAAATTTTTTCCGAAATTATATATGAAAtggaaaattgaaatttttgtctcgtcaaatttcagttttagtctgctatatttatattgtttttgGAATTTTGGTCCTTTTCCGACGTAAGACTCATTTATGTAGTATCTAATCAGCATTGTCGAAAAggactaaaattacaaaaaatagaaatatattagttttaaacccaaatttaacaatataaattACCCAAATTGTAACCAACTAACCTAGAgaataaaaaatacaatttcTTCTAAAcgaaatatgaatttttttccaTCAAAGCGTGGTAGCCCTATTCAGTTTTGTTGGTACTACGTGTggcaatttgagataataaatatgaaaataaagaataaattgaatATCGAGatttacatgaaaaacatctaaaaattattatggtgAAAATCATTAgcaagatgaaaaaaatttcactataatattttatggcgtacaaccactcactgtattttcaaagataacacacactctcttaatacaggagaacaaataactcacaaatattatagaactaagcacttaaatgttataaaatgagagaaaactcCATGAATgaatgatttcagaatgagAGGATGGAGCTCTATAGCTCCTCTTCTATGTGAAAACGTGTATAAAAATGTGTATTCCgtcaaatttgaaacatgttTTTTGAATTTAACAAAATGTGTTCCCTCATTAATGCCTTTTGATGCAATAGATGACCCTAACTTTCCGCTGCAATAGATGACCATGTCTTTTGCTTACAATTAATGCATCCATTTGTCGACAAGTTTCCGGAATTTTTCGTCATATTCCACACTCGGCACTCTTCATCTAGATTGCTGGGAATACATTTTCCGTGAAaggaataaatgttattttatttatatgttttaatgGCTATAATATGTAGCATTTTACCATATGATTATTATGATTCATATAAAGACTAGTTTTTTGTGCatttcaaattttatgtcatattaatgatatatttattgtaTGTGCTCGTGCTCGTGTTACTCGTTTATCttgttgaaataattataaaaacctgaaaatttttaatcttttcaaaataaatttttttttaatgagcgatatagtcatttaaaaatgtaaataaatataattaaaagacTTAAAACTATTATAGAAAAAATTGTCgagattataaaataaataacaccaatataataaaaaatatttaatggatataTGTAACGCTCGAAAAAAATCAGTTCACGTAAATCGCACGCatgcaaataaatataaatatataattgttttatttatttgattttaaatgcttactttatgcatattatatgattaaatgattatatgacatgatttcatgaaattgtagattttatccaaatatttgataataggCTGGGAAAAAGAGATTGGGGACGACGgagataaattaaatatttttcattaaatattttcaa
This genomic interval carries:
- the LOC140961011 gene encoding uncharacterized protein; translated protein: MAFVLSRRIAILKSVANTHSFSCCIQFFSDRTAGFFCHEREYSVTSRIHLSPLFMDNDAGLKDCKIELMDDETWRVSLGLKDAWIANEKLEVFKTRPLFRGQDNDGGIQVVNSVTLNVDGHDFDDMRICRNLFNELNKDSKEYEEYKFDFHRRKSLKEGKNNNKSKENKKKETSSPKSISGVEETSKKDRLTKMKKSKDDKTEILDKNRLMMYRFRELGDLSAIKKQRVPTFNQLTAPYHEPFCLDIYISKGLVRACIIHRATSNIVAVSHSISKDMKFELGSTKNRSACASVGAVLARRSLADEIHIVIYTPKKGEKSEEKVQIVLKSIVDGGIDVKVKRKQMNSKKGSIFGLRTRDQK